CGCGTTGCCCAGACCCCAGCCGGCCCGGAAGCCGACTATGCCGTTGATGGAGTCGGTGGTGCCGGCGAGCGCGGCGAACACGACGATCACGGCGAGGCCGGTGACCAGGGTCCGCTTGGCACCGATGCGGCTGGAGACCCAGCCGACGATCAGCATGGCGACCGCGGTGACGATCAGATAGCTGCTGAACAGCAGGGAGACCTGGCTGGGCGTGGCGTGCAGGCTGTCGGCCAGGGCGGGCAGGATCGGGTCGACCAGACCGATGCCCATGAACGAGATCACGCAGGCGAAGGCGACGGCCCAGACGGCCTTGGGCTGCCGGAACGGGCCGGCAGCCTTTCCGTGCGGTGCACTCATGTGCGGTTCTCTTCCGGACGAGGGCGGGTGGGGCGGGGCAGGAACAGAAGGGAGTGACAGGGACGGGGAGGGGGACGGAGACGGGCAACGGGGCCGTGGACCCGGTGCCCGCGGAGTCGCGCGGAACCGGACGTCGACGCGGGTGGGCCGGTGGTGTGCACGGGCGGCCTCACCCCCGTTCCCGACGCCGGTCGCGGATCACCCGCGCCAGGGCGGTGAGCGCGACCTCGGCCGCCCGCTGCTCGGGTGGGGTCAGTTCGGCCATGAGTTCGTCCAGCGCCCTCGCACGCTCGGCGCGGCGCTGCGCGAAGACCCGCAGCCCGGCGTCGGTGACCGCGACGAGCACCCCGCGCCCGTCGCTGCGGTCGGCGGTGCGGCGCACCAGCTCCGCCCGCTCCATGCGGGTGACGAGCTGGGTCGCGTTGGGCTGCGAGACGCCTTCGGCCCGGGCCAACTCGGTGAGCCGCAGGGGCCCTTCGCGGCTGAGCCGCCCGAGCAGCGAGGACGCGGCGATGCCGAGCCCCCCGGCGGTGGCGCTCTGCCGCACGTGCCGGAGCACCTGCTCCACGGCGACGACGAGATCCTCCGTCGCTCCGTGGGGTTCGTCGGGAGGCGCGTCACGCATGTCCATCACTGCATTATGCATTTACATGTAGCGTGAAACAAGATGTTTCCGGCGTCGGCCGCCACTCCTTCGTATGAACGCCGCGCATTCCTCATGACCCGACCGGCCCTTCTTCCTACCGTGCGGAGTGCGCACAGACCGACGAGAGCAGTGCGCGTACATCGACGGGAAAAGGTGAGATGCCCATGCGGACGGAAGCGATCCAGCGGGTCCGGCTCGTGTTCACGCTGTTCGACGCCGACGGCAACGGAGTCCTCGAGGCCGACGACTTCGACCTGATGGCCAAGAGGGTGGTGGCGGCGGTGCCCGAGGCGGACGCGGCGAGGCGTGACGCGATGGTGGCCGCTTTCCGGACGTTCTGGCAGACCCTGGCCGACGAGTTGGACACCAACCACGACAACAAGGTCGACTTCGAGGAGTTCAAGGCGGTCGTCCTGGCTCCGGAACGCTTCTCCGCGGCGGTCGGGCAGTTCGCCGAGGCCCTCACGGCCGTCTCGGACCCCAACGGCGACGGGATGGTCGAGCGGCCGACCTTCATGGCGGTCATGACGGCGATCGGCTTCTCCGAGCCGAACATCCAGTCCCTGTTCGACGCCCTGGAGCCGGCCGGCACCGACCAGGCATCGGTGCCGGCCTGGGTCGAGGCCATCAAGGAGTACTACGACCCCGAGGCGGCGGGCATCGCTGACCACCTGGTCGCGCAGCCGGCGGGCTGAGAAGCACGCGGAGTCGAGCGGGCGACGCCGTCGCCCAGGGTCTCCCAGGCGTTCAGGCCCTCGCCGGTGTCGGTGTCGCACCGGCGAGGGCGCGTTCGCCGGTGTGCGCGGCCGGTTGCCCCCCGAGCCCTTTCGCACGGCATGGAAACGGTGACGCCGGATTCGTGTGGCGAGTTCGGCGTCGGAATTCGGCCACCCCATGGCGTCGTGTCATTCGCGGAAATACACTACCGCCGATTCGCCGGTTCACGGTGCCTACCGCTGCCGTCGTGGCGTACGTCGATGAACCGGCGGTGAGTCGGATGGGCACGGGAGGGGACGGTATGTCGAACGAGTCTCGCACATGGACGGATCCGAATTTCTCGTCGGTGGACCAGTCGGACCGCACGGTTCCTGTGAATTTACGCCAGACAGGGCGCCCGGACATCGAACTCCTGATATCCACGCGCGCGCGGAAGTCGCCGTATTGGCACCTGGCCGTCGAGGCGGGATGCCGGCGCGCGGAGGTCTACAACCGAATGTATCTGCCCCGGGGTTACGGCTCCCCGGAGGAGGGCGGCTCCGCGGCCGAGTACGAGGCGCTGACGCGACGAGTGACGTTGTGGGACATCGCGGCCGCACGGCAGATCCGAGTGCGGGGAAGCGAGGCCACCGCATTCGTCGACTACGTCGTGACGAGGGACGTCACACGGCTGGCGTCCATGCGGGCCGCGTACGTCGTGCTGTGCGATCCCGACGGACGGATGGTCAACGATCCGCTGCTGCTGAAGATCTCGCCCACCGAATACTGGTTCAGCATCTCCGACTCGGATCTGTCGCTGTGGCTGAAGGGGGTGAACGCCGGGAAGGGATTCGACGTCCGGATCGAGGAGCTCGACGTGTCGCCCGTCCAGCTCCAGGGAGCGGAGGCGAACAGGCTGATGGCCGACCTCATCGGTGACGCCGCCGCCGAGATGCCCGCGTTCGGGCTGGCGGAGGCCGAGATCGCCGGCATTCCGGTACTCGTCTCGCGGACCGGATTCTCCGGCGAGGCCGGATACGAGGTCTATCTGAAGAATGCGAGCCTGCACGCGGAGCGGATGTGGGAGGCGATCCTCCGCGCGGGAGAGAAATACGGGCTGACGGTGACCGGCCCCATCCAGCCCCACCGGATCACGTCGGGGATACTCGCCTGGGGTCAGGACGTCGACAACGAGATGGTCCCTTTCCAGGTCGGGCTGGCGTCCCACATTCCCCGCAACAAGGCGTCGGACTACATCGGCCGCGAAGCCCTCGAAAAGATGCGGGCCGACATCGCCGCCGGAAACCATCCGTACAGACTGACCATGGTCGGACTGAGGATGGAAGGTGAGCCGATCGCGGATTATCTGTCGGACTTCTGGCTCGTCGCGCCCTCCCCGGACGCGGAGCCGGTGGGCTTCGTGACGTCCGCCTCCTACGCCCCGAAACTCCGGACGAACGTCGCCCTGGCCCGTCTGCCGGTCGACCTCGCGGTACCGGGAACGCAGGTGCACGTGTTCGTGCCGGGCACGGACACGGACACGGACACCGGCTCGACGAGCAGGAGTGTCCCGGCGGTGGTCTCGGCCTTTCCCATCGAGTGACGCGTCCTGATTCCACACGCCCGTGACGGCCCGCCGGCCTTTCCGGCGGGCCGTCACGGATGTCCGGGAGAGGGACGGCGTGAGGTGGCGCGCTGCTTCCGGACCGCCGAGATCAGCCCTCCGGGCCCTTCCTCGCCCCGCGCCGGTGTGCCGATCGGGCGGCCGTAGGCGGCGGCGCGCTCGCGCAGCGTGTGGCTTTCGGCCTCCCAGCCGTGCCCGGCCAGCCAGCCCACCGGGTCCTCGGGCATCTCCGACACCCACAGGGACGCCGCCGATCCCGGCACGGCGTCCGCGCCGAAGCGCTCGATCACGCCGCGCGAGCCCAGCGTGAGCCCCATCCGGCTGCCCGCAGCCGAGCGCGCGCCGATCCGGGTCAGCAGCGCCTCCACCGCGTCCTCGGGCAGATAGATCAGCAGCCCTTCGGCGATCCACGCGGTGGGCGCGGCCGGGTCGTGCCCCGCGGCGGCCAGCGCGGCCGGCCAGTCCGCCCGCAGATCCGTCGCGACGGTGATCCGCTCACAGCGCGCGACGGCCCGCTCCTGACGCAGCACCGAGGCCTTGAAGTCCAGTGGGGCGGCGGTGTCGATCTCGAAGAGCCGGGTGCCCTCGGGCCAGTCCATCCGGAAGGCCCGGCTGTCCATGCCGGCGCCGAGCAGCACGACCTGCCGGACTCCGGACGCGGATGCCTGCCGCAGCAGGTCGTCGAGGAACTTCGTCCTGATGACGATGGAGAACGCCACTGCCGTCCGACGGCGTCGCCCGGCCTCGTCGTCGGCCGGTGCCGGCGAGGAGGGCCACAGGCCACCGGCGACGGCGAAGGCCCGGGCCAGTGGGTCACGGAACAGCGCGTTCACCCGCTCCGTCTCCAGCGCCCGCACCCTGGCCACCCCCACGGCCGTGGCCCACACCCCCGACGGCCGCGCCCGCCCCCGCTGCTCAGTCACGGGGCGCGGCCGTCCGTACGGGCAGGGCGACGAGGCCGCGCGAGCGCATGGACGAGCGGTGCCGCAGATCCTGCGGAGGGCAGGCCAGGGTGAGGTCCGGGAAGCGGTCGAAGAGCGCGGTGAGGGCGATCGCGGTCTCCATCCGGGCGAGCGGGGCGCCGAGGCAGTAGTGGATGCCGTGTCCCAGGGTGAGGTGCCCGGTGGCGTCGCGGGTGAGGTCGAGCCGGTCGGGCTCGGGGAAGCGGCGCGGGTCCCGGTGGGCGGCGGCCAGGGACAGCAGCACGGTCTCCCCCGCGGGTACGGTGACGCCGCCGATGGTGAGATCCTCGACGGGGAAGCGCCGGATGGCCAGCGGCACCGGGCCGTCGTAGCGGGCCAGTTCCTCCACGGCCCCGTCCAGCAGCTTCGGATCCGCCCGCAGCGCGGCCAGTTGCGCGGGATGGGCGAGCAGCGCGGCGACGGCGTTGCCGATGAGGTGGACGGTGTTCTCGTACCCGGCGACCAGGATGAGGAAGGCCAGGGACATCAACTCGTCCTCGCTCAGGCGGTCTTCCTCGTCGCGTACGGCGATGAGCGCGGAGAGCAGGTCGTCGCCCGGACTCCTTCGCCGGTCCGCGAGAAGGCCGGTGAAGAAGGCCAGCAGCCGGCCGACGGCGTCACGGGCCCGGGCAGGGCGCGTCGGGTCGGGTGCCACGAGCGCGTCGGTCCAGTCGCGGAAGTCGGGCCTGCTGTCTTCGGGGATGCCCAGGAGGTCGCAGATCACGGCGATCGGCAGCGGGGCGGCGTAGGCGGCGATCAGATCGAACTCCTCGTCCCCGCGCCGCGCGTCCAGGAGCCGGTCCGCGATGCGCCGCACGGGGTCGCGCAGCCGCTCGATGCGGCGGGGGGTGAACGCCTGGGAGACCAGCCTGCGGATCCGGGTGTGGTCCGGGGGGTCCATGTTCAGCAGGTTGGCGTCCAGCGCGGGCGGCAGAGCCATGCCCCGGTAGCCGCCGGGCGTGCCGTGGCTCTTGTCCAGGGACAGGCGCCGGTCGGCGAGGGCCTGTCGCACGTCGTCGTAGCGGGTGACCAGCCAGGCGGGCAGGCCGTCCGTACCGGTGATGCGGTGCACCGGCCCTTCCTCACGGAGCCGGCCGTAGACGGCGTAGGGATCGTCGAACAGCTCTACGGGGTCAATGCCGCCCGCACCGAGGGCAGTTGTCTCGCTCATACCGCCAGCCAACCAGATCGCGCGCGACGGGGCACGCGCCCTTGGCCGGACTCAGTACCGCTGCGCCCTGGCCAGCCGGGGGGTGAGCCGCGCGTCCTCGGACTGCCGGCTGAACACGACGGGCTGCTCCTGCTTGCCCGGCGCGAGGTTCTCGGCGCCTGCGAACCGGCGTTCCACGACCTTGCCGGACGCGTCTTCGAAATCGACCTGCACGGCGTACGACGCCTTGTCGTCGGTCTTGTTGGTAATGGTCAGGAGAACCGCGGACAAGCCGCTGGTCACCTCCTTGGGCAAGCCCCGCATGCCGACCTCGGACACGGCGTTGCCGCGCCCCCGCACCTTCTCCAGCGCCTTCTCGGCGGCGGCACTCGTACGGGCGGCCGCCGCGTCGACGGACGCCTCGAACTGCGAGGCACGGGCGGACGCCGAAGAGGCGGCCGCGGAGGCCGAGGCCCGGGCGGAGGCGATCGCGGCGCCGGCCTCGGAGGCGAGCGCCGAGGGCGGCAGGCCGGAGAACGACGCGGCGTTCGGGCTGCTGGGTGCCGGTGTGGGCGAGGATCCGCCGTCGCCCCCGTCGCCGCATCCGGTGACGGCCGTGGCGGACAGGGCGCAGCCGAGCGCCGCCACCACGGCGCGGCGGCAGTGATCCCCACGCGTGCGTACCATGTCGCAGTCCTCCGTGCCGGTTCGGTCCCGTTCATCCTCACCGCACCACCGGCGGCGCACGATCCGGCTTGGGCCATCCGGCGACTGCCGCGGGATACCCACGCGGTTCTACACCCTCTCCGGCACCGTACGGTTCACCGTCGGCGGGAGGGACTACGACGCCACCAGGGACACGTTGGTGAGGGTCGCGCCGGTGTCCCAACACCTTCGCCAATCCGCGCCGCCCCGACCGGAATGCCTTCCGGCCCCCTGGGCACGCGAACTGCACCACACAGCGGCCGAGTTGGAGGCAGAGATGAGTGACCGCACCTGGCGGATCGTCCCGACGAGCCGGGGCATGAGCGCCCTCTACCTGCTTGTCGGTGTCATCCTGGCCATCAACGCCGCGTATCAGCTCAAGGACGACATGGCCGTACTCCCCCTCGTCTCCGGCCTCGCCGCCCTGGCCCTCATGACCACCGCCGTCGTGGGCCTGCTCCGCCCCGGCTCACGTACACAGACACGCTGACGGCGCCGGGTCCCGGGCCGGGCACCCGCGCCCTCGCGCTCTCCTACGCCGGCGCCTTCGACGACGGCGTCGCCACCCGTGTCGTCCCCGGCGACGTTTTCGGCTCCGGCACCTGCGGCAAGGGCGGTTGCCTGGCCGAACTCCGGGGCGTGCGGGGCCGGCAGGACCCCCCGCCCCTGGAACCCGGCGACACGGTCACCCTCACGGTCGAGGGCATCGGCTCGCTGACCAGCACCGTCGTTCCCGGTGCGGCACCCGTCCGGCTGTCGGCCGGCCGGCGCCGGGACCGGGAACGGCCGTGAAGGACTGCACGGCAACACTCGCCGGCACGTCCCGTGAACGGCACGGGCCATTTCCCCGGGGATGACCCCGCCGGACGTCGGGCCGTGACGGGCACGGAGGCCAATCCCCGAGGGTGCGACCGGGGTTCGGGCGTCAGGAATCACCGGATGCATGAGGTGAAGCTCTCCGACGGGATCACCACTTTGTCCCCCCTGCGTCTGGACGACGTCGAAGAGCCGGGTGGCCGGTGTCGCGGATCAGCGGGTGCGGCCACGCGACCGGCAGCGCGTCCGGCCCGGCCGCGGAGGGCCACGTCAGCCGAGTGCTTCCTCCTGTCGCCGGTCATCGTCGGCCATGGCGGGGAGGGCGTTGTCGATGAGGACGGCGGCGATGACGGCGGCGGTGGGGAAGGCGTCAGCGTTGAGGACCCGGGTGCGGGCCGCGGCGCCGTCGAGGAGCAGCGCGAGCTGCTCGCCGAGTTGTCCGGGATCGGCGGCGCCGGCTTCGCGGGCGGTGTCGGCGAACCGCGCGGCGACCGCTTTCTTGTAGTCGCGTGCGTACTGGGATGCGGGGTGTTGGGAGTCGTGGAGCTCGACGGCGGCGGCGATGTAGGGGCACAGGGGGGTGGTGGGGGGGATGTCGAAGGCGGCGAGAAGCCGTTCGCGGGGCGTGAGGTCGCTGCGGTCGAACACGCCGGACAGTACAGAGGGGTCGAACCCGCGCAGGTACTCGGCGACGAGTTCGTCCTTGCCGCCGAAGTGCTGGTAGGCCGTGCGCTTGGACACCTCGGCCGCCGCGCAGAGCTGGTCCATGCCGGTGCGGTTGATGCCCTGCTCGCGGAACAGCTGCTGGGACGCACTGAGGATGCGCTCGCGGGCGCCCCGGCCGCGGCGGCGGCCCGTCGGGCCCTTCTCCAACTCCGTCATGGGTCCATCGTACCCCGGGCGGGTAACGACCGGTGTACTTAGTTTGCTCCCCGACCGCCCGCCCCGTACCGTAAGGAAACAGGACGGTGTACTTAACACCGTCGTTCCAGGTGCGCACGGCACCACCGACCAAGGGAGCGACCCATGGGCAAGCTCGACGGCAAGGTAGCGGTCATCACCGGCGGCACCACCGGCATGGCGCTGGCCGGCGCGAAGCTGTTCGTCGACGAGGGAGCGCACGTCTTCATCACCGGCCGCCGCCGGGAAGCCCTGGACGAGGCCGTGCGGCAGATCGGCCGCAACGTCACCGGTGTCCAGGGCGACGCCGCCGACCTGGCCGACCTGGACCGCCTCTACGACACCGTCAAGCGGGAGAAGGGCAGCCTCGACGTGCTGTGGGCCAGCGCCGGCGGCGGCGAGCCCGCCCTGCTCGGCGAGATCACCGAGGCCCAGTTCGACACCTGGTTCGGGCTCAACGCCCGCGGCACCCTGTTCACCGTCCAGAAGGCGCTTCCGCTCCTCAACGACGGCGGCTCCATCCTCATGACCGGCTCCAACGCCTCCCTCGGCGCCTTCCCCGGCTGGAGCGTCTACGCCGGCAGCAAGGCCGTCCAGCAGGCCTGGGCCCGCATCTGGCTCAACGAGCTCAAGGACCGGCGTATCCGCGTCAACGTTCTGACCCCCGGCCAGGTCGCCACCGCCAAGCAGGAAGAACTCTTCGACGAGGCCACCAAGCGCCAGTTCGAGTCGCTCATCCCCCGCGGCCGGATGGGCCGCCCCGACGAAATCGCCACCGTCGCCCTCTTCCTCGCCTCCGACGACTCCAGCTATGTCAACGGCATGGAACTGGTCGCGGACGGCGGCACCACAGCCGTCTGAACCGGACCAGTACGGAGACGCGCTCGCGGGCAAGGTCATCGTCGACATCAGCGATCCCTTCAATGACACGTTCGACGGCCTGGCCCACCGCGAGGAGATCTCGATCGCGCAGGAAGTGGCCAGAGCGGCCCCGGCCGACGCCCACGTGGTGAAGGCGTTCAACACCGTCTTCCGCCACGTCCTGGAGAAGGGCCGGCCCGACGTCTTCCTCGCCGGCGACAACGCGCAGGCCAAGAGGAGTGTGGGAGCGTTCATCGAGACCCTCGGACTGCGCCCGCTGGACGTCGGCGGACTGAAGATGGCGCACTGGCTGGAAGGAGCGGGCGTGGTCACGGTGGGCCTCGCCCACCACGGGGTGGGGAACCTGGACTTCGCCCTCGGCATCACCGGGATTCCTGCTTGAGCGAAGGGTGTCGGCACCTTTCCACGGCGGTTACGGCAGCCGTGCTCCCGTGCCCCGCTACGGAACCCGGCCGCCGTGATCGCGTCCGGCCCGTGACGGCGGCGGCCGCCGTCACGGGCCGGAGCGGACGGTGGCCGGTCTGTGTCACCGGTGTTCGCGGAGGGTGTCGTCCACCGGGTCGCCGGGCTGACGTCGGGCAGCGAGCCGCCGCCGGAGACCTTGACCCGCTTCACCGAGCCGGGACACATGCGCAAACGCCGGCCGAGAACCGGGCAGCGCGTAGGGGAAGAGCGTGCGGCGGTCGGTGTGGCGTAGTACTCCTGGAAAGGCTCAACGCCGGTCTGTTGTCACCCAGGAGCTGTCGATGACCGTTCGCCGTGTCGTACCCAATGTCCAGTCGGAAGCCGCGCGGGAGAGCCGGGAGTTCTACGACCTGCTCGGTTTCGAGGAGGTCATGAACCACGGCTGGATCATGACGCTCGCGTCCCCGTCCAGTCCGACGGCGCAGATCAGCTTCATGACCAGTGACAGAACCGCACCGGTCACTCCCGACATGAGCGTCGAAGTGGATGACGTGGACGCGGCCTACGCGGCCATGCGGGAGAGCGGGGCGGAGATCGTTCACCCCCTGCAGGACGAGGAGTGGGGGGTGCGGCGGTTCTTCGTCCGTGACCCCAACGGCCGGGTGGTCAACGTACTGAGCCACCGCTGACGGTCCTGGGGCGTCCGGTCGCCGGCGAGGCGCGACCTCGCCACCCCCTGTCAGCCCCGCGACCCGCTTGGCGGCTCCTGGCCGGCGCGTATGCGGCGATGGAGGTCCTCCAGCAGGTCACGCATGGCCATGCGGAAGAGCTCCGCCTGGTGTTCGCCGATGAAGGAGGTGTGCCCGAAGGCCTCCAGTACGACCATGCCGTGCATGTGCCCCCAGGCGCCGACGAGGAGAGCGGTCGCGGGGGGCGGCAGGGTTTCCGGGCCGTGCGGGATGAGGGGTTCCAGGTACGCCCGCAGAGTCGGCGAGAGCGCCCGGGTGTCGGCCGCGGCGAGTTGTGCCGTGGTGAACCCGTCGAACATCTCCCGCTGGAAGATCATGCTCAGTCGCCGCATCGCCTGGGTGGTCGGGCCCTCGGCGGGTGCCTCGTAGTGGCGCAGCGGTGCGCCGTACAGCAGTTGGAACCGTTCGACGTGGGTGACGGCCCAGTTGCGGTAGCCCTCGGCGGCGGCCAGGAACCGCTGTGCGGCCGGTTCGTGGGCCGCCGCGGCGACGGCCGCCGTCACGGCGTCGCCCAGGTCGTCGTACGCCTTGGCCACCAACGTCGTGACGAGGGCGTCCCGGTTCGGGAAGTAGTGGTAGAGCCCTTGCACGGTCATGCCCAGGTCGCGGGCGACCGCTCGCAGGGACAGGGCGTGCGGCCCGTGCTCGGTGATCTGACGCTCGGCGGCGTCCACGATCTCCCGCATGGCGGCGGCTCGGCGTCGTTGACGCAGGGGCGGCAGCGCCGTCGCGGGCTTGTCGGCGAACATGCGGCGATCCTAAGGCGGTTGACGGGACGAGTCATCAAGGGACTGCACCCGTACGGAAAACCTGACAGTGTCAGGTAAATCTCCTTCTGCTCAAGAACGCGCTCCCTCATTAGCGTCGTTCCCAGCGGCGACGAGCGCGGCATCGCGCACCGTCCGCCGGGGCGAAGAGGGCGCTGCGACGCGTTCCGTCGGCTTCTCGTCCGGCCGGCCGCCGCCTCTCGTCCTTCCCCCCGCCCTCGAAAAGCCCCTTTTCGAAAGACCCGAAGGAGATCCACTCGTGTTCGAACGTTTGGCCGATTTGGCGATCCGCCGGTCCAGACTGGTGTTGCTCGTGGCCGCCCTGGCCGTGGCGCTGATGGGCGTGGTGGGCGCCGGCGCCTTCGACAAGCTGAAGGGGGGCGGCTTCGACGACCCCGCCTCCGGCTCCACGCGCGCGGCGAACGTCATCGCCGACAAGTTCGACGGCGAGACCAACCTCGTCCTGCTGATCCGCTCTCCCGACGGCCGCATCGACACCCCCGCCGCCGAGGAGGACGGCCGGGCCCTGGTCGCCGAGCTCAAGAAGGACGAGCGGCTCGGCAACGTCGTCTCCTTCTGGGGAACGAAGAGCCCCGACCTGCGCTCCGAGGACCACCGCGAAGCCCTGGTACTCGCCCACGTGAAGGGAGACACCACCGAACAGCGGGAGAGCGCCCTCGCGATCCTGGACACCTACAGCGGCTCCTACAAGGACACCCTCACCGTCCGGGCCGGAGGAGGCGCGGCCGTGGGAGCCGACCTGTCGAACCAGGTGGTCGAGGATCTGGTCCTCGCCGAGGCGATCGCCGTACCGCTGACCCTTGTCCTGCTCCTGTTCGTCTTCGGCAGTGTCGTCGCGGCGCTGCTGCCGCTCGTCATCGCCGTCATCGCCATCACCGGCTCGTTCGCCCAGCTCTTCCTGCTCGGCAGTGTCACCGACGTGGCCGACACCGCGACCAACCTCATCACCGCCCTGGGCCTCGGACTGGGCATCGACTACGCCCTGTTGATGGTCAACCGCTTCCGGGAGCAGCTCGCGGCCGGTGTGAGCGTGGAGGATGCCGTCCGGCGGACGGTGCACACCGCGGGCCGCACCATCGCCTTCTCCGCGGCGACCGTCGCCGCGGCTCTGGCGACCCTCATGGTGTTC
The DNA window shown above is from Streptomyces sp. NBC_00670 and carries:
- a CDS encoding MarR family winged helix-turn-helix transcriptional regulator; the encoded protein is MDMRDAPPDEPHGATEDLVVAVEQVLRHVRQSATAGGLGIAASSLLGRLSREGPLRLTELARAEGVSQPNATQLVTRMERAELVRRTADRSDGRGVLVAVTDAGLRVFAQRRAERARALDELMAELTPPEQRAAEVALTALARVIRDRRRERG
- a CDS encoding EF-hand domain-containing protein, which translates into the protein MRTEAIQRVRLVFTLFDADGNGVLEADDFDLMAKRVVAAVPEADAARRDAMVAAFRTFWQTLADELDTNHDNKVDFEEFKAVVLAPERFSAAVGQFAEALTAVSDPNGDGMVERPTFMAVMTAIGFSEPNIQSLFDALEPAGTDQASVPAWVEAIKEYYDPEAAGIADHLVAQPAG
- a CDS encoding glycine cleavage T C-terminal barrel domain-containing protein produces the protein MAYVDEPAVSRMGTGGDGMSNESRTWTDPNFSSVDQSDRTVPVNLRQTGRPDIELLISTRARKSPYWHLAVEAGCRRAEVYNRMYLPRGYGSPEEGGSAAEYEALTRRVTLWDIAAARQIRVRGSEATAFVDYVVTRDVTRLASMRAAYVVLCDPDGRMVNDPLLLKISPTEYWFSISDSDLSLWLKGVNAGKGFDVRIEELDVSPVQLQGAEANRLMADLIGDAAAEMPAFGLAEAEIAGIPVLVSRTGFSGEAGYEVYLKNASLHAERMWEAILRAGEKYGLTVTGPIQPHRITSGILAWGQDVDNEMVPFQVGLASHIPRNKASDYIGREALEKMRADIAAGNHPYRLTMVGLRMEGEPIADYLSDFWLVAPSPDAEPVGFVTSASYAPKLRTNVALARLPVDLAVPGTQVHVFVPGTDTDTDTGSTSRSVPAVVSAFPIE
- a CDS encoding SAM-dependent methyltransferase, whose protein sequence is MWATAVGVARVRALETERVNALFRDPLARAFAVAGGLWPSSPAPADDEAGRRRRTAVAFSIVIRTKFLDDLLRQASASGVRQVVLLGAGMDSRAFRMDWPEGTRLFEIDTAAPLDFKASVLRQERAVARCERITVATDLRADWPAALAAAGHDPAAPTAWIAEGLLIYLPEDAVEALLTRIGARSAAGSRMGLTLGSRGVIERFGADAVPGSAASLWVSEMPEDPVGWLAGHGWEAESHTLRERAAAYGRPIGTPARGEEGPGGLISAVRKQRATSRRPSPGHP
- a CDS encoding cytochrome P450 family protein; this encodes MSETTALGAGGIDPVELFDDPYAVYGRLREEGPVHRITGTDGLPAWLVTRYDDVRQALADRRLSLDKSHGTPGGYRGMALPPALDANLLNMDPPDHTRIRRLVSQAFTPRRIERLRDPVRRIADRLLDARRGDEEFDLIAAYAAPLPIAVICDLLGIPEDSRPDFRDWTDALVAPDPTRPARARDAVGRLLAFFTGLLADRRRSPGDDLLSALIAVRDEEDRLSEDELMSLAFLILVAGYENTVHLIGNAVAALLAHPAQLAALRADPKLLDGAVEELARYDGPVPLAIRRFPVEDLTIGGVTVPAGETVLLSLAAAHRDPRRFPEPDRLDLTRDATGHLTLGHGIHYCLGAPLARMETAIALTALFDRFPDLTLACPPQDLRHRSSMRSRGLVALPVRTAAPRD
- a CDS encoding TetR/AcrR family transcriptional regulator; the encoded protein is MTELEKGPTGRRRGRGARERILSASQQLFREQGINRTGMDQLCAAAEVSKRTAYQHFGGKDELVAEYLRGFDPSVLSGVFDRSDLTPRERLLAAFDIPPTTPLCPYIAAAVELHDSQHPASQYARDYKKAVAARFADTAREAGAADPGQLGEQLALLLDGAAARTRVLNADAFPTAAVIAAVLIDNALPAMADDDRRQEEALG
- a CDS encoding SDR family NAD(P)-dependent oxidoreductase, with translation MGKLDGKVAVITGGTTGMALAGAKLFVDEGAHVFITGRRREALDEAVRQIGRNVTGVQGDAADLADLDRLYDTVKREKGSLDVLWASAGGGEPALLGEITEAQFDTWFGLNARGTLFTVQKALPLLNDGGSILMTGSNASLGAFPGWSVYAGSKAVQQAWARIWLNELKDRRIRVNVLTPGQVATAKQEELFDEATKRQFESLIPRGRMGRPDEIATVALFLASDDSSYVNGMELVADGGTTAV
- a CDS encoding VOC family protein, coding for MTVRRVVPNVQSEAARESREFYDLLGFEEVMNHGWIMTLASPSSPTAQISFMTSDRTAPVTPDMSVEVDDVDAAYAAMRESGAEIVHPLQDEEWGVRRFFVRDPNGRVVNVLSHR
- a CDS encoding TetR/AcrR family transcriptional regulator, yielding MFADKPATALPPLRQRRRAAAMREIVDAAERQITEHGPHALSLRAVARDLGMTVQGLYHYFPNRDALVTTLVAKAYDDLGDAVTAAVAAAAHEPAAQRFLAAAEGYRNWAVTHVERFQLLYGAPLRHYEAPAEGPTTQAMRRLSMIFQREMFDGFTTAQLAAADTRALSPTLRAYLEPLIPHGPETLPPPATALLVGAWGHMHGMVVLEAFGHTSFIGEHQAELFRMAMRDLLEDLHRRIRAGQEPPSGSRG